The Daucus carota subsp. sativus chromosome 2, DH1 v3.0, whole genome shotgun sequence genome includes a window with the following:
- the LOC108203531 gene encoding uncharacterized protein LOC108203531 isoform X2 — protein sequence MCLPESCLVYICREPNQRCHGHCSIFFFVLFTLLFTESFDNMFMAGSRKYSVCLYQRLTELDGFVLSFDPKPIPDLKSILDSGIIFPFQMELLLKDCQQTRKLLPLIKVKLIGSGYQMWALLPTKHVQSDLALCLVSN from the exons ATGTGTCTACCTGAGTCCTGTCTTGTATACATATGCAGGGAACCAAATCAGAGATGCCATGGTCATtgcagtatatttttttttgtcttgtTCACCTTGCTGTTTACGGAATCTTTCGA TAATATGTTTATGGCTGGGTCAAGAAAGTACTCTGTTTGTTTATATCAGAGGCTCACAGAACTAGATGGATTTGTTCTCTCATTCGACCCAAAACCCATCCCG GATTTGAAATCAATTTTGGACAGTGGAATAATCTTCCCTTTCCAGATGGAATTGTTATTAAAGGACTGTCAGCAAACTCGTAAACTTTTACCATTGATCAAG GTAAAACTTATAGGTTCCGGATATCAAATGTGGGCCTTACTACCAACCAAGCACGTTCAATCAG ACTTGGCTCTTTGTTTAGTCTCAAACTAG
- the LOC108203531 gene encoding uncharacterized protein LOC108203531 isoform X1, giving the protein MCLPESCLVYICREPNQRCHGHCSIFFFVLFTLLFTESFDNMFMAGSRKYSVCLYQRLTELDGFVLSFDPKPIPDLKSILDSGIIFPFQMELLLKDCQQTRKLLPLIKVKLIGSGYQMWALLPTKHVQSVWLFFSYSSC; this is encoded by the exons ATGTGTCTACCTGAGTCCTGTCTTGTATACATATGCAGGGAACCAAATCAGAGATGCCATGGTCATtgcagtatatttttttttgtcttgtTCACCTTGCTGTTTACGGAATCTTTCGA TAATATGTTTATGGCTGGGTCAAGAAAGTACTCTGTTTGTTTATATCAGAGGCTCACAGAACTAGATGGATTTGTTCTCTCATTCGACCCAAAACCCATCCCG GATTTGAAATCAATTTTGGACAGTGGAATAATCTTCCCTTTCCAGATGGAATTGTTATTAAAGGACTGTCAGCAAACTCGTAAACTTTTACCATTGATCAAG GTAAAACTTATAGGTTCCGGATATCAAATGTGGGCCTTACTACCAACCAAGCACGTTCAATCAG TGTGGTTATTCTTCTCCTACTCAAGCTGCTGA